One stretch of Pedobacter riviphilus DNA includes these proteins:
- the rplJ gene encoding 50S ribosomal protein L10, giving the protein MQEFGNFYIADTSSLSVEQINNIRRKCFEGDIVMKVAKNSLIRKAIEGLDGDASEIYEALKGSSSLLFSKTANAPAKLIKTLRKTSDKPVLKAAYIDSSVYVGDDQLNNLVSLKSREELIGDIIGLLQSPAKNVLSALQSGGSKIAGIVKTLQEREG; this is encoded by the coding sequence ATGCAAGAGTTTGGCAATTTCTATATTGCTGATACATCTAGCCTTTCTGTAGAGCAGATCAATAACATCCGCCGCAAATGTTTCGAAGGTGATATCGTAATGAAGGTTGCTAAAAACTCTTTAATCCGCAAAGCGATTGAAGGTTTAGATGGCGATGCTTCTGAGATATACGAAGCGCTTAAAGGTTCATCATCATTATTATTCTCAAAAACAGCAAACGCTCCGGCTAAGTTGATTAAAACTTTGAGAAAAACTTCTGATAAACCTGTGCTTAAAGCAGCATATATAGATTCATCAGTATACGTTGGCGACGATCAATTGAATAACTTAGTAAGCTTAAAATCAAGAGAAGAGCTTATTGGCGATATCATTGGATTATTACAGTCACCAGCTAAAAATGTTCTATCTGCACTTCAATCAGGCGGTAGCAAAATTGCAGGAATTGTTAAAACTCTTCAAGAAAGAGAAGGTTAA
- the nusG gene encoding transcription termination/antitermination protein NusG: MSDLKWYVVRAVSGKEKKVKQYIDAEISRLGFSHLVPQVLIPMEKYYQMKDGKKIAKERNFYPGYVLIEATLDGELEHIIKGINSVIGFLGDKAGNPIPMRQAEVNRILGVVDEMSEQGETMNVPYYVGEGIKVMDGPFNGFSGIIEEVNEEKKKLKVMVKIFGRKTPLELNYMQVEKE; encoded by the coding sequence ATGAGCGATCTAAAGTGGTACGTTGTAAGGGCTGTTAGCGGTAAAGAAAAGAAAGTAAAGCAGTACATTGATGCTGAGATCAGCCGTTTAGGTTTCTCTCATTTGGTTCCGCAGGTTTTAATACCAATGGAAAAATACTACCAAATGAAAGATGGTAAAAAAATTGCCAAAGAACGTAACTTTTATCCAGGCTATGTTTTAATCGAAGCTACATTAGATGGAGAATTAGAACATATCATTAAAGGAATTAATAGTGTGATTGGTTTCTTAGGTGATAAAGCTGGTAATCCTATCCCAATGCGCCAGGCAGAAGTTAACCGTATTTTAGGTGTGGTTGATGAAATGAGCGAGCAAGGCGAAACCATGAATGTACCTTACTATGTTGGCGAAGGTATTAAAGTGATGGACGGACCTTTCAATGGTTTCTCAGGTATTATCGAAGAGGTAAACGAAGAGAAGAAAAAACTGAAAGTAATGGTTAAAATCTTCGGTCGTAAAACTCCACTTGAGCTTAACTACATGCAGGTAGAAAAAGAATAA
- the rplA gene encoding 50S ribosomal protein L1: MAKLTKNQKKAHAKIEAGKAYTLKDAAALVKEITTTKFDASVDIDVSLGVDPRKANQMVRGIATLPHGTGKTVRVLALVTPDKEEEAKAAGADFVGLDEYVAKIEGGWTDVDIIITTPACMAKVGKLGRVLGPRNLMPNPKSGTVTNEVGKAVTEVKAGKIDFKVDKTGIIHASIGKVSFPADKIYENALEIIQVISKLKPSAAKGTYFKSIHVSSTMSPGIAIETKSVAGI; the protein is encoded by the coding sequence GTGGCGAAATTAACTAAAAATCAAAAAAAGGCACATGCTAAAATAGAAGCTGGTAAAGCTTATACTTTGAAGGATGCTGCTGCTTTGGTAAAAGAAATCACTACTACTAAATTCGATGCTTCAGTTGATATTGATGTATCTTTAGGAGTAGATCCGCGTAAAGCCAATCAAATGGTACGTGGTATTGCTACTTTACCACACGGAACAGGTAAAACTGTACGTGTTTTAGCTTTAGTAACTCCTGATAAGGAAGAAGAAGCGAAAGCAGCTGGCGCAGACTTCGTAGGTTTAGACGAGTATGTAGCTAAAATTGAAGGTGGTTGGACCGATGTAGACATTATTATCACTACACCAGCTTGTATGGCTAAGGTAGGTAAATTGGGCCGTGTTTTAGGTCCAAGAAACTTAATGCCTAATCCAAAATCTGGAACAGTAACTAACGAAGTTGGTAAAGCTGTAACAGAAGTTAAAGCAGGTAAAATTGATTTTAAAGTAGACAAAACGGGTATCATACACGCCTCGATAGGAAAAGTATCATTCCCAGCAGATAAAATTTATGAGAATGCACTTGAGATTATTCAAGTAATTTCTAAATTAAAACCATCTGCTGCAAAAGGAACTTATTTTAAGAGCATTCACGTGTCTTCTACAATGAGTCCTGGGATTGCAATTGAAACAAAATCAGTAGCGGGGATCTAA
- the tuf gene encoding elongation factor Tu: MAKEKFDRSKPHLNIGTIGHVDHGKTTLTAAITKVLADAGLTEARSFDSIDSAPEEKERGITINTAHVEYSTANRHYAHVDCPGHADYVKNMVTGAAQMDGAIIVVAATDGPMPQTREHILLARQVGVPSLVVFMNKVDMVDDPELLELVEMEVRELLSFYEFPGDDIPVIQGSALGGLNGDPKWVGKIMELMDAVDSYIPIPPRLTDLPFLMPVEDVFSITGRGTVATGRIERGVINSGDPVEILGMGAENLKSTVTGVEMFRKILDYGEAGDNVGLLLRGIEKTDIRRGMVICKPGSVTPHTDFKAEIYVLSKAEGGRHTPFFNKYRPQFYFRTTDVTGEISLAEGTEMVMPGDNVTITVKLINAIAMEKGLRFAIREGGRTVGAGQVTEILK, from the coding sequence ATGGCAAAAGAAAAATTTGACCGCAGTAAACCGCACTTAAACATCGGTACAATCGGTCACGTCGATCACGGTAAAACAACTTTAACAGCAGCTATTACAAAAGTTTTGGCTGATGCTGGTTTAACTGAGGCACGTTCATTCGATTCAATTGACTCTGCTCCAGAGGAAAAAGAAAGAGGTATTACAATCAATACAGCTCACGTTGAGTATTCAACAGCTAACCGTCACTATGCACACGTTGACTGTCCAGGTCACGCGGATTACGTGAAAAACATGGTTACTGGTGCTGCTCAGATGGACGGTGCAATTATCGTTGTTGCTGCTACTGATGGTCCAATGCCACAAACTCGCGAGCACATCCTATTAGCTCGTCAGGTTGGTGTACCTTCATTAGTTGTATTCATGAATAAAGTGGATATGGTTGATGATCCTGAATTATTAGAATTAGTAGAAATGGAAGTTCGTGAATTATTATCATTCTACGAATTCCCAGGTGATGATATTCCTGTAATCCAAGGTTCTGCATTAGGTGGATTAAACGGCGATCCTAAATGGGTTGGTAAAATTATGGAATTAATGGATGCTGTTGATAGCTACATTCCAATTCCTCCACGTTTAACTGATCTTCCATTCTTAATGCCTGTTGAAGACGTATTCTCAATTACTGGTCGTGGTACTGTTGCTACTGGTCGTATTGAGCGTGGTGTAATCAACTCTGGAGATCCAGTTGAGATCTTAGGTATGGGTGCTGAGAACTTAAAATCTACAGTAACTGGTGTTGAGATGTTCCGTAAAATCTTAGATTACGGTGAAGCTGGTGATAACGTAGGTTTATTGTTACGTGGTATTGAGAAAACTGATATCCGTCGTGGTATGGTAATCTGTAAACCAGGTTCAGTAACTCCTCACACTGATTTCAAAGCTGAGATCTATGTATTATCAAAAGCAGAAGGTGGTCGTCACACACCATTCTTTAACAAATACCGTCCTCAATTCTATTTCCGTACAACAGACGTTACTGGTGAGATTTCATTAGCTGAAGGTACTGAGATGGTAATGCCAGGTGATAACGTTACAATCACTGTAAAGTTGATCAACGCTATCGCAATGGAAAAAGGTCTACGTTTCGCTATCCGTGAAGGTGGTAGAACAGTAGGTGCTGGTCAGGTAACTGAAATTTTAAAATAA
- the rplK gene encoding 50S ribosomal protein L11 — MAKEVSAMIKLQIKGGAANPSPPVGPALGAKGVNIMEFCKQYNARTQDKAGKVLPVVITVYADKSFDFIIKTPPVAIQLKDATKLQSGSAEPNRKKVGSVTWDQIKVIAEDKMPDLNAFTIESAMSMVAGTARSMGITVSGDAPWNN; from the coding sequence ATGGCAAAAGAAGTCAGTGCAATGATCAAATTACAGATCAAAGGCGGAGCGGCAAATCCATCGCCACCAGTAGGACCTGCATTAGGTGCTAAAGGGGTGAATATCATGGAGTTTTGCAAACAGTACAACGCTCGTACCCAAGATAAAGCAGGTAAAGTATTGCCAGTTGTAATTACTGTTTATGCTGATAAGTCATTCGATTTCATCATCAAAACCCCTCCGGTAGCTATTCAGTTAAAAGATGCTACTAAATTACAGAGTGGTTCTGCTGAGCCTAACCGTAAGAAAGTTGGGTCGGTGACCTGGGACCAGATTAAAGTTATTGCTGAGGATAAAATGCCTGATTTAAATGCATTTACAATCGAATCAGCAATGAGTATGGTTGCTGGAACAGCACGCAGTATGGGAATCACCGTTTCTGGTGACGCACCCTGGAACAATTAA
- the secE gene encoding preprotein translocase subunit SecE, whose product MAKVVEFIKESYDEMTQKVTWPTWGELQSSAILVLVASLIIALVIFAMDKGSTFVLDTFYKSLSN is encoded by the coding sequence ATGGCTAAAGTAGTTGAGTTTATAAAAGAATCGTACGATGAAATGACCCAGAAGGTTACATGGCCTACCTGGGGCGAACTGCAAAGTTCTGCAATTCTTGTATTAGTGGCTTCTTTAATTATTGCATTGGTTATTTTTGCAATGGATAAAGGATCAACATTTGTGTTAGATACTTTTTATAAATCACTTTCTAATTAA
- the rpoB gene encoding DNA-directed RNA polymerase subunit beta, protein MAKTVEQRVNFATSKHIIDYPDFLDVQLQSFREFFQIDTTSDDRSSEGLFKVFAENFPITDSRNIFVLEFLDYFVDPPRYDIHECIERGLTYNVPLKAKLKLSCNDVEHEDFETIIQDVYLGTIPYMTPKGTFVINGAERVIVSQLHRSPGVFFGQSRHTNGTKLYSARVIPFKGSWIEFATDVNNVMYAYIDRKKKFPVTTLLRAIGYDSDKDILELFDLADEVKVSKSGLKKYIGRKLAARVLKKWVEDFVDEDTGEVVCIDRNEVILERETVLEDEHIDMVIEAGVKSIILSKEDGASQADYTIIYNTLQKDTSNSEKEAVENIYRALRNAEPPDEETARGIIDRLFFSDKRYDLGDVGRYRINRKLKMNTPDEVKVLTKADIIAIVKYLIKLINSKEEVDDIDHLSNRRVRTVGEQLYAQFGVGLARMARTIRERMNIRDNEVFTPTDLINARTLSSVINSFFGTNQLSQFMDQTNPLAEITHKRRLSALGPGGLSRERAGFEVRDVHYTHYGRLCTIETPEGPNIGLISSLCVHAKINNLGFIETPYKRVEDGKVVVDSDVIYLSAEDEDGKTIAQANAEYDDKGNFTTPRVKARYEGDFPIIEPEKLDLMDVAPNQITSIAASLIPFLEHDDANRALMGSNMQRQAVPLLRPEAPIVGTGLEGRVARDSRTLINAEGDGVVEYVDANEITIKYERNEDDRLVSFEGDSKTYRLIKFKKTNQNTCINLKPIVKKGQKVTKGQVLCEGYATENGELALGRNLKVAFMPWQGFNFEDAIVINERIVRDDVFTSLHIEEFELEVRDTKRGEEELTPDIPNVSEEATKDLDENGIIRIGADVKEGDILIGKITPKGESDPSPEEKLLRAIFGDKAGDVKDASLKTPPSIQGVVIDTKLFSRAKKTTKAEEKSAIEKLDKGYNNITEKLKAELVDKLFTIVNGKTSQGVYNIYKELLVAKGAKFTQKILAELNYDHISPNKWTTDDDKNELIKMLLHNYGIRVNEELGAYKRDKFAISVGDELPSGIVQMAKVYVAKKRKLKVGDKMAGRHGNKGIVARIVRDEDMPFLADGSPVDIVLNPLGVPSRMNLGQIYETVLAWAGKELGVKFATPIFDGATHDEVEEWIAKAGVPASGKTYLYNGLTGERFDQTTTVGIIYMLKLGHMVDDKMHARSIGPYSLITQQPLGGKAQFGGQRFGEMEVWALEAFGAANILQEILTVKSDDVIGRAKTYEAIVKGENLPTPGVPESFNVLVHELRGLGLDITLD, encoded by the coding sequence TTGGCAAAGACAGTCGAACAAAGAGTAAATTTTGCAACTAGTAAGCACATTATAGACTATCCGGATTTTCTGGATGTGCAATTGCAATCATTCAGAGAATTTTTCCAGATAGATACCACATCAGACGACCGCTCAAGCGAGGGTTTGTTTAAAGTGTTTGCTGAAAACTTTCCAATAACAGATTCAAGAAATATCTTCGTATTGGAGTTTCTTGATTATTTTGTTGATCCGCCACGTTACGATATACACGAGTGTATTGAGCGTGGATTAACCTACAATGTTCCATTAAAAGCAAAGCTTAAGCTTTCTTGTAATGATGTAGAACATGAAGATTTTGAAACCATTATCCAGGATGTGTACTTAGGTACTATCCCGTATATGACACCAAAAGGTACGTTTGTTATCAACGGTGCAGAACGTGTTATCGTTTCGCAATTACACCGTTCTCCAGGAGTGTTCTTCGGCCAAAGCCGCCACACTAACGGAACCAAATTGTACTCTGCACGTGTAATTCCTTTCAAAGGTTCATGGATCGAGTTTGCTACAGACGTTAATAACGTGATGTATGCTTATATCGATCGTAAGAAAAAATTCCCGGTTACCACTTTATTACGTGCTATCGGTTACGATTCTGATAAAGACATCTTGGAACTTTTTGATCTTGCTGACGAAGTAAAAGTTAGTAAATCTGGTTTAAAGAAATATATCGGTCGTAAACTTGCGGCAAGGGTATTGAAAAAATGGGTTGAAGATTTTGTTGATGAAGATACCGGTGAGGTAGTTTGTATCGACCGTAATGAAGTGATTCTTGAAAGAGAAACCGTTTTAGAAGACGAACACATTGATATGGTTATCGAAGCTGGCGTAAAAAGCATTATCTTATCGAAAGAGGATGGCGCAAGTCAGGCTGATTATACCATTATATATAATACATTACAAAAAGATACCTCAAACTCAGAAAAAGAAGCTGTAGAAAACATCTATCGTGCTTTGCGTAACGCAGAACCACCTGATGAGGAAACAGCGCGTGGTATCATTGATCGTTTATTCTTTTCTGATAAACGTTATGATTTAGGAGATGTTGGTCGTTACCGCATCAACCGTAAATTAAAAATGAATACCCCTGATGAGGTTAAAGTTTTAACAAAGGCAGATATTATTGCAATTGTTAAATATCTGATCAAATTGATCAACTCAAAAGAGGAAGTGGATGATATCGATCACTTGTCTAACCGTCGTGTACGTACGGTAGGTGAACAATTGTACGCACAATTTGGTGTTGGTTTAGCCCGTATGGCCAGAACAATCCGTGAGCGTATGAACATTCGCGATAACGAGGTGTTTACACCAACTGATTTGATTAACGCCCGTACGTTATCATCTGTTATCAACTCTTTCTTTGGTACCAACCAGTTATCGCAGTTCATGGATCAAACCAATCCATTAGCAGAGATTACTCACAAACGCCGTTTATCGGCATTAGGTCCAGGTGGTTTATCACGTGAGCGTGCCGGTTTCGAGGTGCGTGACGTTCACTATACCCACTATGGTCGTTTATGTACGATTGAAACGCCAGAGGGACCAAATATTGGTTTGATTTCATCACTTTGTGTGCATGCAAAAATCAATAATTTAGGTTTCATTGAAACACCATACAAACGTGTTGAAGATGGTAAAGTAGTTGTTGATTCAGACGTTATTTATTTATCAGCAGAAGATGAAGATGGTAAAACCATCGCTCAGGCAAATGCAGAGTACGATGATAAAGGTAACTTTACCACACCACGTGTTAAAGCACGTTACGAGGGTGACTTCCCGATTATTGAGCCTGAGAAATTAGACTTAATGGACGTTGCGCCTAACCAGATTACTTCAATTGCTGCTTCGTTAATTCCATTCTTGGAACATGATGATGCGAACAGGGCTTTGATGGGATCAAACATGCAACGTCAGGCCGTGCCATTGTTACGTCCTGAAGCACCAATTGTTGGTACAGGTTTAGAAGGTCGCGTTGCACGTGACTCGAGAACGCTGATCAACGCAGAAGGTGACGGTGTTGTAGAGTATGTTGATGCTAACGAAATCACTATTAAATATGAACGTAACGAAGATGATCGTTTAGTTTCATTTGAAGGCGATAGCAAAACTTACCGTTTAATTAAATTCAAAAAAACCAACCAGAATACTTGTATCAACTTAAAACCAATCGTTAAGAAAGGTCAGAAAGTTACCAAAGGACAAGTGCTTTGCGAAGGTTATGCAACTGAAAATGGTGAATTGGCATTAGGTAGAAACTTGAAAGTGGCGTTTATGCCTTGGCAAGGTTTCAACTTTGAGGATGCGATTGTAATCAACGAGCGTATTGTTCGTGATGACGTTTTCACTTCATTGCATATTGAAGAGTTTGAATTAGAAGTACGTGATACTAAACGTGGAGAAGAGGAATTAACACCAGATATCCCGAACGTTTCTGAAGAGGCTACTAAAGACCTTGATGAAAACGGTATTATCCGTATCGGTGCTGATGTAAAAGAAGGCGATATTTTAATTGGTAAGATTACGCCAAAAGGAGAATCTGATCCTTCGCCGGAAGAGAAATTACTACGCGCTATTTTTGGTGATAAAGCAGGTGATGTTAAAGATGCGTCTTTAAAAACTCCTCCTTCAATCCAAGGTGTGGTAATTGATACTAAATTATTCAGCCGTGCTAAGAAAACTACAAAAGCTGAAGAAAAATCAGCAATTGAGAAATTAGACAAAGGATATAACAATATCACTGAGAAATTAAAAGCTGAATTAGTTGACAAATTATTCACCATTGTAAATGGAAAAACATCGCAAGGTGTATACAACATTTACAAGGAACTATTGGTTGCTAAAGGAGCTAAGTTTACGCAGAAAATTTTAGCCGAACTTAATTATGATCACATTAGCCCTAACAAATGGACTACTGATGATGATAAAAATGAGCTGATTAAAATGTTGCTGCATAACTATGGTATCCGTGTTAATGAAGAACTTGGTGCTTACAAACGCGATAAATTCGCAATTAGTGTAGGTGATGAGCTTCCATCGGGTATTGTACAAATGGCAAAAGTTTATGTTGCTAAAAAACGTAAGTTAAAAGTAGGTGATAAAATGGCGGGTCGCCACGGTAACAAAGGTATTGTTGCACGTATTGTACGTGATGAAGATATGCCTTTCTTAGCTGATGGTAGCCCGGTTGATATCGTGTTGAACCCACTAGGTGTACCTTCACGTATGAACCTTGGTCAGATCTACGAAACCGTATTGGCATGGGCTGGTAAAGAATTGGGTGTTAAATTTGCCACTCCGATTTTTGATGGTGCTACGCACGATGAGGTGGAAGAATGGATTGCTAAAGCAGGTGTTCCAGCTTCAGGAAAAACCTACTTATACAATGGTTTAACAGGTGAGCGTTTCGATCAGACTACAACTGTAGGTATTATCTACATGTTGAAATTAGGTCACATGGTTGATGATAAGATGCACGCCCGTTCAATCGGACCATACTCATTAATTACACAACAACCACTGGGTGGTAAAGCCCAGTTTGGTGGTCAGCGTTTTGGTGAGATGGAGGTTTGGGCATTAGAGGCATTCGGTGCAGCTAATATTCTTCAAGAGATCTTAACCGTTAAGTCGGATGATGTAATCGGAAGGGCCAAAACTTACGAAGCCATTGTTAAAGGTGAAAACCTACCAACACCAGGTGTACCAGAATCGTTCAACGTATTGGTACATGAGTTACGTGGATTAGGTTTAGATATTACGTTAGACTAA
- the rplL gene encoding 50S ribosomal protein L7/L12: MADLKAFAEQLVNLTVKEVNELAQILKDEYGIEPAAAAVVAGPAAGGDAPAAAAEKTSFDVILKEAGGQKLAVVKLVKDLTGLGLKEAKDLVDGAPKELKAGVAKDEAEALKKQLEEAGAVVEIK; the protein is encoded by the coding sequence ATGGCAGATTTAAAAGCGTTTGCTGAGCAATTAGTAAACTTAACAGTAAAAGAAGTTAATGAATTAGCTCAAATCTTAAAAGATGAGTATGGTATTGAGCCTGCAGCTGCTGCTGTAGTTGCTGGTCCTGCTGCTGGTGGTGATGCACCTGCTGCTGCTGCAGAAAAAACATCTTTTGATGTAATCTTAAAAGAAGCTGGTGGTCAGAAATTAGCAGTTGTAAAACTTGTTAAAGACTTAACTGGTTTAGGTTTGAAAGAAGCTAAAGACTTAGTGGACGGAGCACCAAAAGAATTAAAAGCTGGTGTTGCTAAAGACGAAGCAGAAGCTCTTAAAAAACAATTAGAAGAAGCTGGAGCAGTAGTTGAGATTAAGTAA